One genomic region from Salinicola endophyticus encodes:
- a CDS encoding four-carbon acid sugar kinase family protein — MSRPERATPHAQLLIVADDLTGTADSAVGCAERGLHTQVLLAATRPQEADVVAVDLDSRECAPAVAARRHTACVDAWQGHYRHLFKKVDSTLRGNLAVEIASLVPKAGMALVAPAYPASGRTTREGRQWLDGVPVEETEVWRNAGIEGRADLIAMLSGAGLDTRLLDLDTLRGDDTRALERLRDWQRAGVQAVVCDAEDDRDLQRIATLGSALDSIVWVGAAGLGQALPDALVLVSEPAPEAVPETAFEDSHGRQARIAASAPAESGPTLSVIGSMSSRAHDQADALAAAIPALEVIEIAPATLREPAPPGARQRLSRRLADALTSNRDVMLRIAQPEERDTRDGAALSEALGALIAPHLADVCRLIATGGATARAILDAAGIERLTLIDAPVAGMARLTAERPTHPLEVVTKAGGFGHSAAFVDLWATHVAPRRPHAAAETAPFSETPARPGMHAPGRGTAKDSPA, encoded by the coding sequence GTGTCACGCCCTGAGCGCGCCACGCCCCATGCGCAGCTGCTGATCGTCGCCGACGATCTCACCGGAACCGCGGATTCGGCGGTAGGTTGCGCCGAGCGCGGGCTGCATACCCAAGTGCTGCTTGCGGCCACGCGGCCGCAGGAGGCGGACGTGGTCGCGGTCGATCTCGACTCGCGTGAGTGTGCGCCGGCCGTCGCCGCGCGCCGCCACACCGCCTGTGTGGATGCCTGGCAGGGCCACTACCGGCATCTGTTCAAGAAGGTGGACTCGACGCTGCGCGGCAATCTCGCCGTCGAGATCGCAAGCCTGGTACCCAAGGCCGGCATGGCGCTGGTCGCGCCGGCCTATCCGGCCAGCGGACGCACCACCCGGGAGGGACGCCAGTGGCTCGACGGCGTGCCGGTGGAGGAGACCGAGGTGTGGCGCAACGCGGGTATCGAGGGACGCGCCGACCTGATCGCGATGCTCTCCGGCGCTGGCCTCGACACGCGCCTGCTCGACCTCGACACCCTGCGTGGCGACGATACCCGTGCCCTCGAACGGCTGCGCGACTGGCAGCGCGCAGGCGTCCAGGCGGTGGTCTGCGACGCCGAAGACGACCGCGATCTGCAGCGCATCGCCACCCTCGGCAGCGCGCTCGATTCCATTGTCTGGGTCGGCGCTGCCGGCCTCGGCCAGGCACTTCCCGACGCCCTGGTGCTGGTCTCTGAACCTGCCCCTGAAGCTGTTCCCGAGACGGCTTTTGAAGATAGCCACGGGCGGCAAGCGCGCATCGCTGCCTCGGCGCCGGCGGAGAGCGGCCCTACCCTGAGCGTGATCGGCAGCATGAGCAGCCGCGCCCATGACCAGGCCGATGCCCTCGCCGCTGCCATACCGGCGCTCGAGGTGATCGAGATCGCGCCCGCGACGCTACGTGAGCCGGCGCCGCCCGGCGCACGCCAGCGCCTGTCGAGGCGGTTGGCCGACGCCCTCACGTCCAACCGCGACGTTATGCTGCGCATCGCCCAGCCCGAGGAACGTGATACCCGCGACGGTGCCGCGCTAAGCGAGGCGCTCGGCGCGCTGATCGCGCCGCACCTCGCTGACGTCTGCCGCCTGATCGCCACCGGCGGCGCCACCGCTCGCGCCATTCTCGATGCCGCCGGGATCGAGCGCCTGACGCTGATCGACGCGCCGGTCGCCGGCATGGCGCGCCTGACAGCCGAGCGCCCGACACATCCCCTGGAAGTGGTGACCAAAGCCGGCGGCTTCGGCCACAGCGCGGCCTTCGTCGACCTCTGGGCCACGCACGTCGCCCCGCGCCGGCCGCATGCCGCCGCCGAGACGGCTCCCTTCTCCGAGACACCCGCCCGCCCGGGCATGCACGCCCCCGGACGCGGCACCGCAAAGGACTCCCCCGCATGA
- the pdxA gene encoding 4-hydroxythreonine-4-phosphate dehydrogenase PdxA has protein sequence MSDRPVIGITMGDAAGIGPEIIVKALAHDAVYASCRPLVIGDARRLRQAMEIVASPLALAVVDSPAQARFEQGRIDCIDLDLIPAELPWGQVSPIAGDAAYRYVARTVELVEAGELDAICTAPLNKAALHAGGHLFPGHTELLAHLTATEEVSMMLVTPKMKVIHVTTHIGLLDAIRRIEPGLVQRTIERAHATLVRAGQENPRIAVCGINPHAGENGLFGYGEEEEKIVPAIQTLRERGWQVEGPLPADTLFFRAGRGDFDCVVAMYHDQGHGPVKVMGLEAGVNVTVGLPVVRTSVDHGTAFDIAGSGSADDRSLIEALRQAVELASRRGQPA, from the coding sequence ATGAGCGACCGCCCCGTCATCGGTATCACCATGGGCGATGCCGCCGGCATCGGCCCCGAAATCATCGTCAAGGCGCTGGCCCACGATGCGGTCTACGCCAGCTGCCGACCGCTGGTGATCGGCGATGCCCGCCGCCTGCGCCAGGCCATGGAGATCGTCGCCTCGCCGCTAGCGCTCGCGGTGGTCGACTCCCCCGCTCAGGCGCGTTTCGAGCAGGGGCGGATCGACTGTATAGATCTCGATCTGATTCCCGCCGAGCTGCCCTGGGGCCAGGTGTCCCCGATCGCGGGCGACGCCGCCTACCGCTATGTCGCCAGGACCGTCGAGCTGGTCGAGGCTGGCGAGCTGGATGCCATCTGCACGGCGCCGCTCAACAAGGCGGCACTGCACGCCGGCGGCCACCTCTTCCCGGGGCACACCGAACTGCTGGCGCATCTGACCGCTACCGAAGAGGTCTCGATGATGCTGGTGACCCCGAAGATGAAGGTGATCCACGTCACCACCCATATCGGTCTGCTCGACGCCATCCGGCGTATCGAACCGGGCCTGGTGCAGCGCACCATCGAGCGTGCCCACGCCACGCTGGTCCGCGCCGGGCAGGAGAATCCGCGTATCGCGGTGTGCGGCATCAACCCCCATGCCGGTGAGAACGGGCTGTTCGGCTACGGTGAGGAAGAGGAAAAGATCGTCCCGGCGATCCAGACCCTGCGCGAGCGCGGCTGGCAGGTCGAGGGCCCGCTACCCGCCGACACCCTGTTCTTTCGCGCCGGGCGCGGCGACTTCGACTGCGTGGTGGCGATGTATCACGACCAGGGCCATGGCCCGGTCAAGGTGATGGGGCTGGAGGCCGGGGTCAACGTCACCGTGGGTCTGCCGGTGGTGCGCACCTCGGTCGACCACGGCACCGCCTTCGATATCGCCGGCAGCGGTAGCGCCGACGACCGCAGTCTGATCGAGGCGCTGCGCCAGGCGGTGGAACTGGCCAGCCGCCGCGGGCAACCGGCCTGA
- a CDS encoding NAD(P)-dependent oxidoreductase, with protein sequence MPTIGFAGLGLMGAGIARNLLKGGYPLVGLAHRNRAPLEALIADGAREAANAAALGAECDIVFLCVTGAPQVEALIEGDTGIRAGARGAGKRDLVIVDCSTSEPTVTRRLADSLAADGIILIDAPLGGTPTQAEAGELQAIVGSDDATLARLRPVLETWAAKILHVGPVGAGHTMKLLNNFLAMGYGAIFAEALTIGAKAGITPQTFDSVIRGSRMDSGFYRTFFQYVLERDRDAHRFTLANAHKDTRYLADLAEALNVEAGVAKAVRDLYAGAESQGDGDRFVPELSDIVAARHQLSLV encoded by the coding sequence ATGCCGACCATCGGATTTGCAGGACTCGGACTCATGGGCGCGGGGATCGCGCGCAATCTGCTCAAGGGCGGCTACCCGCTGGTCGGGCTCGCCCACCGCAACCGGGCACCGCTCGAGGCGCTGATCGCCGACGGCGCCCGCGAGGCCGCCAACGCCGCCGCCCTGGGTGCCGAGTGCGACATCGTCTTTCTCTGCGTCACCGGCGCGCCCCAGGTCGAGGCGCTGATCGAGGGCGACACGGGCATCCGTGCCGGCGCCCGCGGTGCGGGCAAGCGCGACCTGGTGATCGTCGACTGCTCGACCTCCGAACCCACCGTGACCCGCCGCCTGGCCGACTCGCTCGCCGCCGACGGCATCATCCTGATCGACGCCCCGCTGGGCGGCACCCCGACCCAGGCCGAGGCCGGCGAGCTGCAGGCGATCGTGGGTAGCGACGACGCCACGCTTGCGCGCCTGCGCCCAGTACTCGAGACCTGGGCGGCCAAGATCCTCCACGTCGGCCCGGTGGGCGCCGGCCACACCATGAAGCTGCTCAACAACTTCCTCGCCATGGGCTATGGCGCGATCTTCGCCGAGGCGCTGACCATCGGGGCCAAGGCCGGGATCACCCCGCAGACCTTCGACAGCGTGATCCGCGGCTCACGCATGGACAGCGGTTTCTACCGCACCTTTTTCCAGTACGTGCTCGAGCGTGACCGCGACGCCCACCGTTTCACCCTGGCCAACGCCCACAAGGATACCCGCTACCTCGCCGATCTGGCCGAGGCGCTGAACGTCGAAGCCGGCGTGGCGAAGGCGGTGCGAGACCTTTACGCCGGCGCCGAATCCCAGGGCGATGGTGACAGGTTCGTCCCCGAGCTCTCCGACATCGTCGCCGCCCGTCATCAGCTGTCGCTGGTCTGA
- a CDS encoding exo-alpha-sialidase, producing the protein MTSSPEALFDGQLRPRDGDPKRLDALLPSPCVQNHAANLHQRPDGDLLCVWFGGTQEGVPDISIYLSRLPAGAACWQTPVKLSDDDTRSEQNPILFDTGTGELWLIYTAQLSGHQNTAFVRKRVSRDDGHSWGPIETLFAEPGTFVRQPPVVLANGDWVCPVFHCRTRPGERWVGNDDISAVLVSSDQGVSWQSHEVPQSVGCVHMNVVRLDGDELVALYRSRWADRIYLSRSRDGRRWSAPEPTPLPNNNSSIQCTRLADGRLAMVYNPINAEGITQRRTSLYDDIEDSEAHGELTEQAAVDGKRAFWGVPRAPMSLVLSADGGRSWGPCRDLETGDGYCMTNDSASRANREYSYPSIVQGADGALHIAFTRFRQCIQYSRVAPSWVEG; encoded by the coding sequence ATGACGTCATCCCCCGAGGCCCTCTTCGATGGCCAGCTGCGCCCCCGCGACGGCGACCCGAAGCGCCTGGATGCGCTGCTGCCCTCGCCCTGCGTCCAGAATCACGCGGCCAACCTGCATCAGCGCCCCGACGGCGACCTGCTGTGCGTCTGGTTCGGCGGCACTCAGGAGGGCGTTCCGGACATCTCGATCTACCTGTCGCGGCTACCGGCCGGCGCGGCGTGCTGGCAGACGCCGGTCAAGCTCTCCGACGACGATACCCGCTCGGAGCAGAACCCGATCCTGTTCGATACCGGCACCGGCGAGCTGTGGCTTATCTACACCGCGCAGCTCTCGGGCCATCAGAACACCGCCTTCGTGCGCAAGCGGGTCTCCCGCGACGATGGCCACAGCTGGGGGCCGATCGAGACGCTGTTCGCCGAACCCGGCACCTTCGTGCGCCAGCCGCCGGTGGTGCTGGCCAACGGTGACTGGGTCTGCCCGGTGTTCCACTGCCGCACTCGACCCGGCGAACGCTGGGTCGGCAACGACGACATCAGCGCGGTGCTGGTTTCGAGCGATCAGGGCGTCAGCTGGCAGTCCCACGAGGTGCCACAGAGCGTCGGCTGCGTGCACATGAACGTTGTTCGGCTCGACGGCGACGAGCTGGTGGCGCTCTACCGCAGCCGCTGGGCGGATCGGATCTATCTCAGCCGCTCACGGGATGGCCGCCGCTGGAGTGCGCCCGAACCCACGCCGCTGCCCAACAACAACTCATCGATCCAGTGCACACGCCTGGCCGATGGCCGCCTGGCGATGGTCTACAACCCTATCAACGCCGAGGGCATCACCCAGCGGCGCACCTCGCTCTATGACGATATCGAGGACAGTGAAGCCCACGGCGAGCTCACCGAGCAGGCCGCGGTGGATGGCAAGCGCGCCTTCTGGGGCGTGCCGCGGGCGCCGATGTCGCTGGTGCTCTCCGCCGACGGCGGGCGTAGCTGGGGCCCGTGCCGTGACCTGGAGACCGGCGACGGCTACTGCATGACCAATGACTCCGCCAGCCGTGCCAACCGCGAGTACTCCTACCCGTCGATCGTGCAGGGTGCGGATGGCGCACTGCATATCGCCTTCACCCGCTTTCGTCAGTGCATTCAATACAGCCGAGTCGCCCCATCCTGGGTGGAGGGCTGA
- a CDS encoding DeoR/GlpR family DNA-binding transcription regulator, translating into MKVAKRRREMLEAVHAGITSIEALCRHFGISEATARRDLGALSEQGLLVRTYGGATTGVGQREPELTLEQRRLRQGDVKARLAACALDCIEDGDTVLLDGGTTTAALAACLHERRGLHVVTNNMAALPWLIQLPEGRTTVLGGDLRASSMTVYGPLAHAALSRLSVDRLFLSADGLTELGLCEASPEQAWLKEAMIARAAEVYVMADATKLGRASQQHWTPFPRQWHLITDAEDVRVDVFAALGARVRRPDAP; encoded by the coding sequence ATGAAAGTCGCCAAACGCCGCCGTGAAATGCTCGAAGCCGTGCACGCGGGCATCACCAGCATCGAGGCGCTGTGCCGCCACTTCGGCATCTCCGAGGCGACCGCACGGCGCGATCTCGGCGCACTCTCCGAGCAGGGGTTGCTGGTGCGCACCTATGGCGGAGCGACCACCGGGGTCGGCCAGCGCGAGCCCGAGCTGACGCTGGAGCAGCGCCGGCTGCGCCAGGGCGACGTCAAGGCGCGCCTGGCCGCCTGCGCGCTCGACTGCATCGAGGACGGCGACACCGTGCTGCTCGATGGCGGTACCACCACGGCGGCCCTGGCGGCGTGCCTGCACGAACGCCGCGGGCTGCACGTGGTCACCAACAACATGGCCGCGCTGCCGTGGCTGATCCAGCTGCCCGAAGGGCGCACCACTGTGCTCGGCGGCGACCTGCGCGCCTCCAGCATGACCGTCTACGGGCCGCTGGCGCACGCGGCGCTGTCACGGCTGAGCGTCGACCGCCTGTTCCTGAGCGCCGATGGGCTGACCGAGCTGGGGCTGTGCGAGGCGAGCCCCGAGCAGGCGTGGCTCAAGGAGGCGATGATCGCGCGCGCCGCCGAGGTCTATGTGATGGCCGACGCGACCAAGCTGGGTCGCGCCAGCCAGCAGCACTGGACCCCCTTCCCGCGCCAATGGCATCTGATCACCGACGCCGAGGACGTTCGCGTGGATGTCTTCGCCGCCCTCGGCGCTCGGGTGCGGCGCCCGGACGCGCCCTGA
- a CDS encoding FCD domain-containing protein, translating to MTAEPTRRRKLADIIGEDIKREIVTAQLQPGDKLPNEKALMTHYGCAKATIRETLKVLEVEGLITLKTGPGGGALIKAPTTDPASRALRNFLHFQHLDGSQVYQLRRLAEVEMAVSVIDHLVPEDFFALEGNIERCRQPHDGDEGHRHHRMLELEFHNILARACPNPLLRFLCGFLNDLLRDLVVLKKAYKPERKQFDQANIDYHVELVAALRERDVLRVRELMHDHMCDAEHHMTALEGQVADQFLVNPRQGFLAPD from the coding sequence ATGACCGCGGAACCGACGCGCCGTCGCAAGCTGGCCGACATCATCGGCGAAGACATCAAGCGTGAGATCGTCACCGCTCAGTTGCAGCCGGGCGACAAGCTGCCCAACGAAAAGGCGCTGATGACCCACTATGGCTGCGCCAAGGCGACCATTCGCGAGACCCTCAAGGTGCTCGAGGTGGAGGGGTTGATCACGTTGAAGACCGGCCCTGGCGGAGGCGCACTGATCAAGGCCCCCACCACCGATCCCGCCAGCCGTGCCCTGCGCAACTTTCTGCATTTCCAGCATCTCGATGGCAGCCAGGTCTATCAGTTGCGACGTCTGGCCGAGGTCGAGATGGCCGTCTCGGTCATCGACCATCTGGTCCCCGAGGACTTCTTCGCGCTGGAGGGCAACATCGAGCGCTGCCGCCAGCCTCACGATGGCGACGAAGGGCATCGCCACCACCGCATGCTGGAGCTCGAGTTCCACAATATCCTGGCGCGCGCCTGCCCCAATCCCCTGCTGCGCTTCCTGTGCGGTTTCCTCAACGATCTGCTGCGCGATCTGGTGGTGCTCAAGAAGGCCTACAAGCCGGAGCGCAAGCAGTTCGATCAGGCCAACATCGACTATCACGTCGAGCTGGTCGCGGCCCTGCGCGAACGGGACGTCCTGCGGGTACGCGAGTTGATGCACGACCACATGTGCGATGCCGAGCACCACATGACGGCCCTCGAGGGCCAGGTCGCCGACCAGTTTCTGGTCAACCCCCGCCAGGGGTTTCTAGCACCCGACTAG
- a CDS encoding ABC transporter substrate-binding protein, giving the protein MMRRDTLSSTNRSFTSRVSTRLLPATLMAATLGLGVAAGPSQAQDQTPITVYGVKSLSGSNASYGKYAEMGSKLAVDEMSAKLGRQIDYVSIDTEGNAGRAVRKVQEAIEQDGARLFNGATLSSTALAVGKEVNDAGGVFMTPAGADEITGSECNPATFRWSVPTYGAIQQTLVPYIDSHPDAKRFYTITPQYVFGEALLRNAEKVFADKGVEHVGNSYHSLQEQEFSGYLTNAMAANPDVLVLLNFGSQSSNALRQAVNFGLNQQMDIIMVWSSGLEQLQELGNDNIDGIYFGAQYWHEVDTPANRELVKRVKEAYGITPNYPLAADYTMTKTLLQAAADSGATQGETLIHTLEGRTYQGPTGEETIRAADHQVLKDYYLLEGKGAAEMTDASDYADIVSSGQSFLSPAQSGCHL; this is encoded by the coding sequence ATGATGCGACGCGATACGCTGTCTTCCACCAACCGGTCTTTCACCTCCCGGGTTTCCACCAGACTGCTTCCCGCTACCCTGATGGCCGCTACCCTCGGTCTCGGCGTGGCGGCGGGCCCGAGCCAGGCCCAGGACCAGACACCGATCACCGTCTACGGTGTCAAATCCCTCTCCGGCAGTAATGCCAGTTACGGCAAGTACGCCGAGATGGGTTCCAAGCTGGCGGTCGACGAGATGTCCGCCAAGCTGGGCCGCCAGATCGACTATGTCTCTATCGACACCGAGGGCAATGCCGGACGTGCCGTGCGCAAGGTCCAGGAAGCGATCGAGCAGGACGGCGCGCGCCTGTTCAACGGCGCGACGCTCTCCTCGACCGCGTTGGCGGTGGGCAAGGAGGTCAACGATGCCGGCGGCGTCTTCATGACCCCGGCCGGCGCTGACGAGATCACCGGCAGCGAGTGCAACCCCGCCACCTTCCGCTGGTCGGTGCCCACCTACGGGGCGATCCAGCAGACCCTGGTGCCCTACATCGACAGCCACCCCGATGCCAAGCGCTTCTATACCATCACCCCCCAATACGTCTTCGGCGAAGCGCTGCTGCGCAATGCCGAGAAGGTCTTCGCGGACAAGGGCGTGGAGCATGTCGGCAACAGCTACCACTCGCTGCAGGAGCAGGAGTTCTCTGGCTATCTGACCAATGCCATGGCCGCCAACCCCGACGTTCTGGTGCTGCTCAATTTCGGCTCGCAATCCTCGAATGCCCTGCGCCAGGCGGTCAACTTCGGGCTCAACCAGCAGATGGATATCATCATGGTGTGGTCCTCTGGCCTGGAGCAGCTACAGGAGCTGGGCAACGACAACATCGACGGCATCTATTTCGGTGCCCAGTATTGGCATGAGGTCGACACCCCCGCCAACCGTGAGCTGGTGAAGAGGGTCAAGGAGGCCTACGGCATCACCCCCAACTACCCGCTGGCCGCCGACTACACCATGACCAAGACCCTGCTGCAGGCGGCGGCCGACAGCGGCGCGACCCAGGGCGAGACGCTGATCCACACTCTCGAGGGGCGCACCTACCAGGGCCCCACCGGCGAGGAGACGATTCGCGCCGCCGACCACCAGGTGCTCAAGGACTACTACCTGCTCGAGGGCAAGGGTGCCGCGGAGATGACCGACGCCAGCGATTACGCCGACATCGTCAGTTCGGGCCAATCCTTCCTGTCGCCGGCGCAGAGCGGCTGCCACCTGTGA
- a CDS encoding branched-chain amino acid ABC transporter permease, whose product MLNVYLFQILNGLGLGMIYFLISVGLTLIFGLLNFVNFAHGAFFLLGSYLCYTTVTLTGNFWLSLLLAPLAVGLLAWLLERSLIRRIYHLPHTFQILVTLGIALIIQEVSIMLWGPVGKSVPTPELLRGIVRLGHFAYPQYRLFLIGFAALVAVALWLLLERTRFGALVRAGSESTETVSLLGTNIFRLFSVTFALGVALAGLAGVLSAPLRGANPFLGPEILGVAFVVVVIGGMGSFGGALAAGLMVGVVQSLMASLWPQGSSLMIYAAMAVVILLRPYGLFGRA is encoded by the coding sequence ATGCTCAACGTCTATCTCTTCCAGATCCTGAACGGTCTGGGACTGGGGATGATCTATTTTTTGATCTCGGTCGGCCTGACCCTGATCTTCGGTCTGCTCAACTTCGTCAATTTCGCTCACGGCGCCTTCTTCCTGCTCGGCTCGTACCTCTGCTACACCACGGTCACCCTGACCGGCAACTTCTGGCTGTCGCTGCTGCTGGCGCCACTCGCGGTGGGGCTGCTGGCCTGGCTGCTGGAGCGCAGCCTGATTCGGCGTATCTATCATCTGCCGCATACCTTCCAGATCCTGGTCACCCTGGGCATTGCGCTGATCATCCAGGAAGTCTCGATCATGCTCTGGGGCCCGGTGGGCAAGAGCGTGCCGACGCCGGAGCTGCTGCGCGGCATCGTGCGACTGGGCCACTTCGCCTACCCGCAGTACCGGCTGTTCCTGATCGGCTTCGCCGCCCTGGTGGCCGTGGCCCTCTGGCTGCTGCTGGAACGCACACGCTTCGGTGCCCTGGTACGCGCCGGCAGCGAATCCACCGAAACGGTGTCACTGCTCGGCACCAATATCTTCCGCCTGTTCTCGGTCACCTTCGCCCTAGGGGTGGCACTGGCCGGCCTGGCCGGCGTGCTCTCCGCGCCGCTGCGCGGAGCCAATCCCTTCCTCGGCCCGGAGATCCTCGGTGTGGCGTTCGTGGTGGTGGTGATCGGTGGCATGGGCTCATTTGGCGGCGCCCTGGCCGCCGGCCTGATGGTGGGGGTGGTGCAGAGCCTGATGGCCAGCCTGTGGCCGCAGGGATCGAGTCTGATGATTTATGCCGCGATGGCCGTGGTCATTCTGCTACGGCCCTACGGCCTGTTCGGGAGGGCCTGA
- a CDS encoding branched-chain amino acid ABC transporter permease, producing the protein MNPKLTTPARGDSRPANAIFRRRPAATTLAMLAVVIALPLVVPSATLACEILIFAMAVLGCNLLLGYTGLLSFGQAIFFGSGAYVAALAMIHWQVGLFTALLLAAAAGGLLALLVGALAIRRTGIYFVMLTLALTQMAYFIAYTLSDWTGGDNGLLDVPRPPLAIGGFTLFDLASPLAFYGLVAVLFVLLYLGARRVIDSAFGSTLLAIRENEARAAAVGYDTRHFKILAFALSGAVTGLAGALYAMLLNFAPLSNIELPMSEQILIMTIIGGTGSLFGSLLGAGTIVILGDLLSALWPRWMLLLGVALIAVVMFMRGGLWGGLESLGRRRAGAARKAQEDA; encoded by the coding sequence ATGAACCCCAAGCTCACGACACCGGCGCGCGGCGACAGCCGCCCCGCCAACGCCATCTTCCGGCGGCGGCCAGCGGCGACGACCCTGGCCATGTTGGCGGTGGTCATCGCCCTGCCCCTGGTGGTGCCTTCGGCCACGCTGGCCTGCGAAATCCTGATCTTCGCCATGGCCGTGCTGGGCTGCAATCTGCTGCTCGGTTACACCGGTCTGCTCTCCTTCGGCCAGGCGATCTTCTTCGGCAGCGGTGCCTACGTGGCGGCCCTGGCCATGATCCACTGGCAGGTCGGGCTGTTCACGGCACTGCTGCTGGCGGCCGCCGCCGGGGGTCTGCTGGCGCTGCTGGTCGGCGCCCTGGCGATCCGTCGCACGGGGATCTACTTCGTCATGCTGACCCTGGCGCTGACCCAGATGGCCTATTTCATCGCCTATACCCTGAGCGACTGGACGGGCGGCGACAACGGTCTGCTCGACGTCCCGCGGCCTCCCCTGGCCATCGGTGGTTTCACCCTGTTCGATCTCGCGTCGCCCCTGGCCTTCTATGGCCTGGTGGCGGTGCTGTTCGTGCTCCTCTACCTGGGGGCGCGTCGGGTCATCGACTCGGCCTTCGGCAGTACCCTCTTGGCCATTCGCGAGAACGAGGCGCGTGCCGCCGCCGTGGGCTACGACACCCGCCACTTCAAGATTCTCGCCTTCGCGCTGTCGGGCGCCGTCACCGGACTCGCCGGGGCGCTCTACGCCATGCTGCTCAACTTCGCGCCGCTATCGAACATCGAGCTACCGATGTCCGAGCAGATCCTGATCATGACCATCATCGGCGGCACCGGATCGCTGTTCGGCTCGCTGCTGGGCGCCGGTACCATCGTCATCCTCGGCGACCTGCTCTCTGCCCTGTGGCCGCGCTGGATGCTGCTGCTCGGCGTGGCCTTGATCGCCGTGGTGATGTTCATGCGCGGCGGCCTGTGGGGCGGCCTCGAATCCCTGGGACGCCGGCGCGCCGGCGCCGCGCGCAAGGCGCAGGAGGACGCATGA
- a CDS encoding ABC transporter ATP-binding protein, translating into MTTPLLETRDLTLAYGAFRAVDGVGLRIHPGTIHTVIGPNGAGKTSLFHCLTGERRISGGQILFEGRDITRRPAHGRVALGMARSFQITSLFQNLSVRENLRLAAQGAAGWRALDFWRRLDSHRRHAATADEMLERLALTERAELPAGTLSHGQQRILEVGMAICARPRLLLLDEPTSGMGVDDIPTMTRLIAELGRDHTVLLIEHNMSIVMSISDTITVMNRGRILVEGTPQAVREDERVRTAYLGEAA; encoded by the coding sequence ATGACCACACCATTGCTGGAAACCCGCGACCTGACACTGGCCTACGGGGCCTTCCGCGCCGTCGACGGGGTCGGGCTGCGTATCCACCCCGGGACCATTCATACCGTCATCGGCCCCAACGGCGCCGGCAAGACCAGTCTGTTCCACTGCCTGACCGGCGAGCGCCGTATCAGCGGCGGGCAGATCCTGTTCGAAGGTCGCGACATCACCCGCCGCCCCGCCCATGGGCGGGTGGCGCTGGGCATGGCGCGCTCGTTCCAGATCACCAGCCTGTTCCAGAACCTGAGCGTTCGCGAGAACCTGCGCCTGGCCGCCCAGGGCGCCGCCGGCTGGCGGGCGCTGGACTTCTGGCGGCGTCTGGATAGCCACCGCCGCCATGCCGCTACCGCCGACGAAATGCTCGAACGCCTGGCGCTCACCGAGCGCGCCGAGCTGCCGGCCGGCACCCTGTCGCATGGCCAGCAACGCATTCTGGAAGTGGGCATGGCGATATGCGCCAGGCCCCGCCTGCTGCTGCTCGACGAACCGACCTCGGGCATGGGGGTCGACGACATCCCCACCATGACCCGGCTGATCGCCGAGCTTGGGCGCGACCATACCGTGCTGTTGATCGAACACAACATGAGCATCGTGATGTCGATCAGCGACACCATCACCGTCATGAACCGCGGCCGGATCCTGGTCGAGGGAACGCCACAAGCGGTGCGCGAGGATGAGCGAGTGCGCACCGCCTATCTGGGGGAGGCTGCCTGA
- a CDS encoding ABC transporter ATP-binding protein: protein MLEVDDIHSYYDKSHVLEGVSLKVEAGELVTLLGRNGAGKTTTLKSIVGLVPPRRGSVRFDGRIINGQEPFRIARQGVALVPEHRGIFGLLSVEENLKIAARRSSRWQLADIYRLFPRLEERRRNGGNALSGGEQQMLAIARALINDPRILLLDEPTEGLAPVIVDEIVRILKDIRGLGLPVLLVEQNLRVCEQLADRHYVLEQGRVVYHGSAQAFRDDPAIRDRFLALSA from the coding sequence ATGCTCGAGGTCGACGACATCCACAGCTACTACGACAAGAGCCATGTGCTCGAAGGCGTCTCGCTCAAGGTCGAGGCCGGCGAGCTGGTCACCCTGCTGGGACGCAACGGCGCCGGCAAGACCACCACCCTCAAGAGCATCGTCGGCCTGGTGCCGCCACGACGCGGATCGGTGCGTTTCGACGGGCGCATCATCAACGGCCAGGAGCCTTTCCGCATCGCCCGCCAGGGGGTCGCCCTGGTGCCGGAACATCGCGGGATCTTCGGCCTGCTCAGCGTCGAGGAAAACCTCAAGATCGCCGCCCGGCGCAGCAGCCGCTGGCAACTCGCCGACATCTATCGCCTCTTCCCGCGCCTCGAGGAGCGGCGCCGCAACGGCGGCAACGCACTCTCGGGGGGCGAACAGCAGATGCTCGCCATCGCCCGGGCATTGATCAACGACCCGCGCATTCTGCTGCTCGACGAACCCACCGAGGGGCTCGCGCCGGTGATCGTCGACGAGATCGTGCGCATCCTCAAAGACATCCGCGGCCTGGGGCTGCCAGTGCTGCTGGTCGAACAGAACCTGCGGGTCTGCGAACAGCTCGCCGACCGCCACTATGTGCTCGAACAGGGCCGGGTGGTCTATCACGGTAGCGCCCAGGCGTTCCGCGACGACCCCGCGATCCGTGACCGCTTTCTGGCGCTGAGCGCCTGA